In Lacrimispora indolis DSM 755, a genomic segment contains:
- a CDS encoding GntR family transcriptional regulator: protein MSLIPFQKLPPRRHTEDARQYAYRIIRHFILNLHLPPGRKMNEVELADALSISRTPVHDTLYKLSRKNLVDIIPQKGAFVSRIDISRIEQTLWIHKQLGTAMLQNIFIRNVKRPQFDILYHNLMQQEDYLAQGDLSQSVRLITDYYRLLYDLAGKMDYVWEPVQKAGMDLQRLLYLSVSDASVTEDFLRDLTALTDALAARDTDRACTIYQHHLARILLAISPLKERYPDYFIEGSKGHADSKLQEQKGLLYEK, encoded by the coding sequence ATGTCACTCATACCGTTTCAAAAATTACCTCCCCGGAGACACACGGAAGATGCACGCCAATATGCATACCGGATTATCCGGCATTTCATTTTAAATCTTCATCTGCCCCCGGGCCGTAAGATGAACGAGGTAGAACTTGCCGATGCTCTGAGCATAAGCCGGACACCGGTCCACGATACGCTCTATAAGCTTTCCCGTAAAAATCTGGTGGATATCATCCCACAGAAGGGAGCCTTTGTATCCAGGATCGACATCAGCCGGATCGAGCAGACCCTGTGGATCCACAAGCAGCTTGGAACAGCGATGCTTCAGAACATCTTCATCCGGAACGTGAAACGGCCCCAATTTGATATTCTTTATCATAACCTGATGCAGCAGGAGGACTATCTCGCTCAAGGAGATCTATCCCAGTCCGTCCGTCTGATCACTGATTACTACCGGCTCCTTTATGATCTGGCCGGCAAGATGGATTACGTCTGGGAGCCTGTACAAAAGGCCGGCATGGACTTACAAAGGCTTCTCTACCTATCTGTCTCAGATGCTTCCGTAACAGAAGATTTCCTAAGGGATCTTACCGCCCTTACCGATGCGCTTGCAGCACGGGACACAGACCGGGCATGCACCATTTACCAGCATCATCTGGCCCGGATCCTTTTAGCCATATCACCTTTAAAGGAACGCTACCCGGACTATTTTATTGAAGGCAGTAAGGGGCATGCAGATTCCAAACTTCAGGAACAGAAAGGGCTTCTTTATGAAAAATGA